One Chitinophagales bacterium genomic window carries:
- the lpdA1 gene encoding dihydrolipoyl dehydrogenase has product MPNYDVTIIGSGPGGYIAAIRCAQLGFRTAIIERYPTLGGTCLNVGCIPSKALLDSTEHLHAAKEKFKTHGIELTGVKVNIRQMMQRKTEVVQQTTAGVAYLMKKNKIDVYHGHGSFISKNKITIKGERETSEIDAGKVIIATGSKPATLPGVALDKQRIITSTEALSLTEVPESMVVIGGGIIGVELGSVYARLGTKVQIIEYTDTLIGTMDRELGKELLRVLKKLGIEIYLSHKVTGATVKRKKVVVTADDSGGAKKEFTGDYCLVCVGRKPYTENLGLEHIGLTPDDKGRIPVNDRLETAVDGVYAIGDVIRGPMLAHKAEEEGIFVAEVIAGQKPHINYRLIPSVAYTWPEVAGVGFTEEELKESNMPYKKGTFPFKASGRARASMDTEGFIKVLAHAETDEILGVQMIGPRAADLIAEAAVAMEFRASAEDIGMICHPHPTYSEAFKEACLAACANRALNV; this is encoded by the coding sequence ATGCCGAATTACGATGTAACTATCATTGGCTCAGGCCCGGGAGGATATATTGCTGCCATCCGGTGCGCACAACTGGGCTTCAGGACTGCCATCATTGAACGCTATCCCACACTCGGTGGAACCTGTCTGAATGTGGGGTGCATCCCTTCCAAGGCGTTGCTGGATTCCACCGAGCATCTGCATGCAGCAAAAGAAAAGTTCAAAACGCATGGCATTGAGTTGACTGGCGTGAAAGTGAATATCAGGCAGATGATGCAGCGCAAAACAGAGGTTGTGCAGCAGACTACTGCAGGTGTAGCCTATCTGATGAAAAAAAACAAAATTGACGTTTATCACGGGCACGGCTCCTTCATTTCAAAAAATAAAATCACCATAAAGGGAGAAAGGGAAACATCCGAAATAGATGCCGGCAAAGTCATCATTGCTACAGGCTCAAAACCTGCAACCCTTCCGGGCGTTGCCTTGGACAAGCAACGTATTATTACCTCCACGGAAGCTCTCAGTCTTACCGAAGTGCCGGAATCCATGGTTGTCATTGGAGGGGGAATAATCGGGGTAGAACTGGGCTCAGTTTATGCACGGTTGGGAACCAAAGTGCAGATTATTGAATATACGGACACACTCATTGGCACTATGGACAGAGAGTTGGGCAAAGAGCTATTGCGGGTGTTGAAAAAGCTGGGAATAGAAATTTATCTGAGCCATAAAGTAACCGGTGCAACAGTAAAAAGAAAAAAAGTAGTGGTTACGGCAGATGACAGTGGCGGAGCAAAAAAGGAGTTTACCGGAGATTATTGCCTGGTTTGTGTAGGAAGAAAACCCTACACCGAAAACCTGGGTTTGGAGCATATCGGATTGACTCCGGATGATAAAGGGCGCATCCCCGTAAACGACAGGCTGGAAACTGCCGTGGATGGCGTCTATGCTATTGGAGACGTGATTCGGGGTCCCATGCTGGCGCATAAAGCCGAAGAAGAAGGGATATTTGTGGCCGAGGTAATAGCCGGACAAAAGCCCCATATAAACTATAGGCTCATACCCAGTGTAGCCTACACCTGGCCGGAGGTGGCCGGAGTAGGTTTTACAGAGGAGGAATTAAAAGAGAGCAACATGCCATATAAAAAGGGCACATTCCCGTTCAAAGCCAGTGGCCGTGCCCGGGCCAGCATGGATACGGAGGGTTTTATTAAAGTACTTGCCCATGCGGAAACAGATGAAATCCTTGGTGTGCAGATGATTGGCCCGCGTGCAGCAGACCTGATTGCCGAAGCCGCCGTGGCAATGGAGTTTCGTGCTTCTGCTGAGGATATTGGCATGATATGCCATCCGCATCCTACCTACTCTGAAGCATTCAAAGAGGCATGTCTGGCGGCATGTGCCAATCGCGCCTTGAATGTTTAA
- a CDS encoding peptidase M23, which yields MIDKLRNKYRLVILDDDTFEERASFRLNRFNVYMLLSVVSLLMAVGIFALIAFTPLKEYIPGYGSMDVRREVINLELRSDSLEQVVLRQEAWINNVRNILYGNVDTAPQSVVPTSVIYDTIDLERVPEEDLLLREEIENEQRYELVFSGQPNTGRTNIAQLNFFPPLKGYLTAGFNPREEHFGVDIVAPAGEPIKSILDGHVVFADWTVDAGYVIAVQHANDLISFYKHNSVLLKKVGNFVKAGDAIAIIGNSGEMTSGPHLHFELWHEGLPLNPEEYIVF from the coding sequence TTGATAGACAAGCTCCGCAACAAATACCGTCTGGTCATACTGGATGATGACACCTTTGAGGAACGTGCTTCTTTTCGGCTAAACCGTTTCAATGTTTATATGCTGCTGAGTGTGGTTTCTCTGTTGATGGCAGTGGGGATATTTGCGCTCATTGCGTTTACTCCTCTGAAAGAGTATATCCCCGGTTATGGTAGCATGGATGTGCGTAGGGAGGTGATCAACCTGGAGCTTCGGTCTGATTCTCTGGAACAGGTGGTGTTGAGGCAGGAAGCCTGGATAAACAACGTGCGCAACATTCTTTATGGCAATGTAGATACAGCGCCCCAGTCTGTGGTGCCTACTTCGGTCATCTATGATACAATTGATCTGGAGCGTGTGCCGGAAGAAGACCTGCTGTTGCGCGAAGAGATAGAGAATGAACAGCGCTATGAGCTGGTATTTTCAGGTCAGCCGAATACCGGCCGCACCAACATTGCCCAGTTGAATTTTTTTCCACCTCTGAAAGGATATCTTACAGCGGGCTTCAATCCGCGCGAAGAGCATTTCGGGGTAGATATCGTTGCTCCGGCAGGAGAACCAATAAAAAGCATTCTGGATGGGCATGTTGTTTTTGCCGATTGGACCGTAGATGCTGGCTATGTGATTGCAGTGCAGCATGCTAATGATTTAATATCTTTTTACAAGCACAATTCGGTATTACTGAAAAAAGTTGGTAACTTCGTCAAAGCAGGTGATGCCATTGCTATTATTGGGAACAGCGGAGAGATGACTTCTGGTCCGCATCTGCATTTTGAATTGTGGCATGAGGGCCTGCCTTTGAATCCGGAAGAATACATTGTTTTTTAA
- the sprE gene encoding gliding motility protein → MQLLALKISNDKYLNVTKNVRLSIWAVSLPLCFLLFSGCSSSKKTGKTSLTGKVYHDITARNNAYFNGKEKLKIIQKNIAASHKDNYDDILDLQTDRDVKTGKNFSNELDEVVKKASFAIKRHEPSKWTDNSYLLVGKSYFLKGDFDAAIEAFQFITTEFKDNTRLEEKKSEPQKKKKKKSGKKKKKKKKKSSSAKKKNTHVTISEKKTDAAPPKLEFLKLFPRAEAMLWMADAYTEQKKFKQAEQVITLIEAEKNFPRKHKRALEITKARLFIKKGSLERAIPPLTQAIQDTRKKRNKARYYFVLGQIYERLHDGPNAVANYEKVLKNRPPFDMAFNAQINIARIAAADQSMPAEEITKMLNKLLKDSKNEDFFDQVYYALAELALSRGNTTQAVDFLKKSVQASTVNNRQKARSMLRLADLYYAEENYLEAQPYYDSTLALIDKKHERYYDIENRAHILKELIEQLQIVSAQDSLLEIASLPEAERKKVIEEIIQKKQQKKDPENTTPSVQQNPKTDKPQNGASASASGFYFYNVNARTSGYNNFIKTWGNRKLEDNWRRSNKNTVDFITEDIAETAADAPLTSLAEAGTYAEDILKALPLTEAQVQQAQQRIEDALYKIATIYRIDLKNNTKAISAFQQLAERFPETNYLPEVYYNLYTLHEENGYAEKANQYKNLLLSKFPDSRYARYIQNPSFLKEENQKDQKLEQFYTQVYMLYEQDSLDQALAAIGQADSLFPANSLKPKFDLLKAYIYGKKKEVHTFLASLQDLIDTYPNDPVRYQAEEILSHLKAGTDSAVTMQINISEYKYDPDAIHFFMVILSGDSVNSSTLSNAIAGYNDINRSLDDLKINAIALNDKQTLLVVKSFKNMKAALDYYNAILSSELFKSFPASDRQFAVVSDVNFNKIIMHREAESYQKFFKSRYNTNP, encoded by the coding sequence TTGCAGTTATTAGCCCTGAAAATTAGTAATGATAAATATCTCAACGTGACAAAAAACGTTAGATTAAGCATTTGGGCTGTTTCTCTCCCCCTATGCTTTCTTCTCTTTTCCGGTTGCAGCTCTTCAAAAAAAACAGGCAAAACTTCCCTGACAGGTAAGGTATATCATGACATTACTGCCCGCAATAATGCCTATTTCAACGGTAAGGAGAAACTTAAAATCATACAGAAGAACATAGCCGCATCACACAAAGACAATTACGATGATATTCTGGACTTACAAACCGATCGTGATGTCAAAACCGGCAAAAACTTTTCCAATGAGCTGGACGAAGTAGTCAAAAAAGCTTCTTTTGCTATCAAGCGGCACGAACCCAGCAAGTGGACTGACAACAGCTACCTGCTGGTAGGTAAGTCTTATTTTCTAAAAGGTGACTTTGATGCCGCTATTGAGGCTTTCCAGTTTATCACAACCGAGTTTAAAGACAACACACGCCTGGAAGAAAAGAAATCAGAGCCTCAGAAAAAGAAGAAGAAAAAGTCCGGCAAAAAGAAAAAAAAGAAGAAAAAGAAATCTTCTTCCGCAAAGAAAAAAAACACCCACGTCACGATTTCAGAAAAGAAGACAGATGCTGCGCCCCCAAAGCTGGAATTTCTTAAACTCTTCCCCCGGGCTGAAGCCATGTTGTGGATGGCTGATGCTTACACCGAACAGAAAAAGTTCAAACAGGCTGAACAGGTCATAACCCTTATTGAAGCGGAGAAAAACTTTCCCCGCAAACATAAGCGGGCTCTGGAAATCACTAAGGCCAGACTTTTTATCAAAAAAGGCAGTCTGGAACGAGCCATTCCGCCCCTGACGCAGGCCATCCAGGATACCCGCAAAAAGCGAAATAAGGCGCGTTATTATTTTGTGCTTGGACAGATTTATGAAAGGCTGCATGACGGACCCAATGCGGTAGCCAACTACGAAAAGGTGCTGAAAAACCGCCCGCCTTTTGACATGGCTTTCAATGCCCAGATAAATATTGCCCGGATTGCTGCTGCCGATCAGTCTATGCCCGCTGAAGAGATAACAAAAATGCTGAACAAGCTTCTCAAAGACAGTAAAAATGAAGACTTTTTTGACCAGGTATACTATGCTCTGGCTGAATTAGCCCTAAGCCGTGGCAACACAACCCAGGCTGTAGATTTTCTGAAAAAGTCTGTGCAGGCATCCACTGTAAACAACCGGCAAAAGGCGCGCTCCATGCTGCGGCTGGCTGACCTTTACTATGCCGAGGAGAACTACCTGGAGGCACAGCCCTACTACGACAGCACACTTGCCCTGATAGACAAGAAACATGAGCGATATTATGATATTGAAAACCGGGCACACATCCTGAAAGAGCTCATCGAGCAACTCCAAATCGTATCTGCACAGGACAGCCTGCTTGAAATCGCATCCCTGCCGGAAGCAGAACGCAAAAAAGTGATTGAGGAAATTATTCAAAAGAAACAGCAGAAAAAAGACCCTGAAAATACTACACCGTCTGTTCAACAAAACCCAAAAACAGACAAGCCACAAAATGGTGCCTCCGCTTCGGCTTCAGGTTTTTATTTCTATAATGTCAACGCCCGCACTTCAGGCTATAACAACTTTATAAAAACCTGGGGCAATCGCAAACTGGAAGATAACTGGAGAAGAAGCAATAAAAACACTGTTGATTTTATTACCGAAGACATTGCGGAGACGGCTGCCGATGCCCCTCTGACCAGCCTAGCAGAGGCAGGCACTTATGCAGAAGACATTCTGAAAGCACTTCCGCTAACAGAAGCACAAGTGCAGCAAGCACAACAGCGTATTGAAGATGCTCTGTATAAAATTGCCACTATCTACAGAATAGATCTGAAAAACAATACAAAAGCCATATCAGCCTTTCAGCAACTTGCAGAACGCTTCCCTGAGACAAATTATCTTCCGGAGGTGTATTATAACCTCTACACTCTCCATGAGGAAAACGGCTATGCAGAAAAAGCCAATCAATACAAAAACCTTCTGCTGTCAAAATTTCCTGACAGCCGCTATGCCAGATATATCCAAAACCCTTCTTTCCTGAAAGAAGAAAACCAGAAAGACCAGAAACTGGAGCAGTTTTATACCCAGGTGTATATGCTCTATGAGCAAGACAGCCTGGATCAGGCACTAGCAGCCATCGGACAAGCCGACAGCCTTTTCCCGGCCAATTCCCTGAAGCCAAAATTTGACCTGCTGAAAGCCTACATCTACGGCAAGAAAAAAGAGGTGCACACCTTCTTGGCCTCCCTGCAAGACCTGATTGATACCTACCCCAACGACCCGGTACGCTACCAGGCTGAAGAGATACTTAGCCACCTGAAAGCAGGCACCGACTCTGCTGTTACCATGCAGATTAATATCAGCGAATATAAATATGACCCTGACGCTATTCATTTCTTCATGGTTATTCTCTCGGGAGATTCAGTCAACTCCTCCACACTTTCCAATGCCATTGCCGGCTATAACGACATCAACCGCAGCCTGGATGATCTTAAAATCAATGCCATAGCCTTGAATGACAAACAGACCCTGCTGGTAGTAAAAAGCTTTAAAAACATGAAAGCCGCTCTTGACTATTACAATGCCATTCTATCCAGCGAGCTTTTCAAATCGTTCCCGGCATCGGATAGGCAGTTTGCGGTTGTCTCTGATGTGAATTTCAACAAGATAATTATGCATCGGGAAGCAGAGTCATATCAGAAATTTTTTAAATCGCGTTACAATACAAACCCGTAG
- the mrcA gene encoding penicillin-binding protein 1A: protein MKRKKKSETAGAWKYIAAFWLVFTVGIGVVALFFYLISIGTFGALPTFEELENPKSALASEVYSSDGVLLGKYFSQNRSNARYEELPPHLIEALISTEDIRFEKHAGVDIKGLLRVLFKTILLQQDAGGGSTLSQQLAKNLFPREKLSSVGLILRKFKEWIIAVRLERCYTKKEIITMYLNTVEFSSNSYGIKSAAKTYFNKPPDSLSIDESALLVGMLQAPTRYNPKLNPENARKRRNVVLAQMRKYNFITQEELDSLSQLPITLRYQPPGHVEGLAPYFREHLRLYLLRWSNENVKVDGSRYNIYKDGLKIYTTIDSRLQQLAETAMARHMKVLQQQFNDQWKGRNPWKGFEAELEKAITNSERYRVLQEAGATKDSIDRSFKTPIPMTIFTWDGEKDTLLSPLDSLRHSRMMLQCGFLVLDPKNGQIKVWVGGINYKYFQFDHVTTRRQIGSTFKPFLYATAIDNGYSPCFKVLDAPYTFEDFNNWTPQNADGKYTYQKYTLLKCLAESKNSCSAYLMKQMSPQAVIDFTRKFGIQSPIDPYPSICLGTADLTLYEMVGAYTAFANKGIYSKPFYISRIEDKNGNLIQEFHPESQEAMSEQTAYIMVEMLRYVVNHGTGIRLRLPSYGYQLKMDIGGKTGTTQNHSDGWFIGITPELIGGVWVGGEDRFMRFENMKYGQGASTALPIWALFFKSVFANDSLGYDPNAQFEKPAQKLTITLDCSRYENEDEFNLTPKSFNNDFDL from the coding sequence TTGAAAAGGAAAAAAAAATCAGAAACAGCCGGAGCGTGGAAATACATTGCGGCCTTCTGGCTGGTATTCACAGTCGGAATAGGCGTGGTAGCTCTGTTTTTTTACCTTATTTCCATAGGTACGTTCGGGGCTCTTCCCACCTTTGAAGAGCTGGAAAACCCCAAAAGTGCCCTTGCCTCTGAAGTGTATTCCAGTGATGGAGTTCTGCTAGGCAAATATTTCAGTCAAAACCGCTCCAACGCCCGCTATGAAGAGTTGCCCCCTCACCTGATTGAAGCTTTGATCAGCACCGAAGACATCCGCTTTGAAAAACATGCCGGAGTAGATATCAAAGGCCTCCTGCGCGTGCTGTTTAAAACTATTCTCCTGCAACAGGATGCCGGAGGAGGAAGCACGCTAAGTCAGCAACTAGCCAAAAACCTCTTCCCGCGTGAAAAGCTGAGTAGTGTAGGCCTCATCCTGCGCAAATTCAAGGAATGGATTATTGCCGTTCGTCTTGAACGCTGTTATACCAAAAAAGAAATTATCACCATGTATCTGAATACCGTTGAGTTCAGCAGTAACTCATACGGCATCAAGTCTGCAGCAAAAACTTACTTTAATAAGCCCCCTGACTCGCTTAGCATTGATGAAAGCGCACTGCTGGTAGGTATGTTGCAAGCACCTACACGCTACAACCCTAAGCTCAATCCGGAAAATGCCCGCAAAAGAAGAAATGTAGTGCTGGCACAAATGCGCAAATACAACTTCATTACTCAGGAAGAACTGGACAGCCTCAGTCAGCTTCCCATTACACTCCGCTATCAGCCGCCAGGCCATGTGGAAGGGCTGGCGCCTTATTTTCGTGAGCACCTGCGTCTTTATCTGCTCAGGTGGAGCAATGAAAATGTGAAAGTAGATGGCTCCCGTTATAACATTTATAAAGACGGACTGAAAATATACACTACCATAGACTCCCGGCTTCAGCAACTGGCCGAAACAGCAATGGCCCGGCACATGAAGGTTTTGCAACAGCAATTCAACGACCAATGGAAGGGCCGCAACCCGTGGAAAGGATTTGAAGCAGAGCTGGAAAAAGCCATAACCAACTCCGAGCGTTATCGGGTATTGCAGGAAGCCGGAGCAACAAAGGATTCTATTGACCGCAGCTTTAAAACCCCTATACCCATGACCATTTTCACATGGGACGGAGAAAAAGACACCCTGCTATCGCCCCTGGATTCGCTCAGACACAGCCGTATGATGCTCCAATGCGGCTTTCTGGTGCTGGACCCCAAAAACGGTCAGATAAAAGTATGGGTCGGAGGTATAAATTATAAATACTTCCAGTTTGACCACGTCACCACGCGCAGACAGATTGGCTCCACCTTCAAGCCTTTCCTGTATGCCACGGCCATTGATAACGGCTATTCTCCCTGCTTCAAGGTGCTGGATGCCCCTTACACCTTTGAAGATTTCAATAACTGGACACCCCAGAATGCAGACGGCAAATACACCTATCAGAAATACACCCTGCTGAAATGCCTGGCCGAGTCAAAAAACTCCTGCTCAGCCTACCTGATGAAACAAATGAGTCCACAGGCTGTTATTGACTTCACCCGAAAGTTTGGCATTCAAAGCCCCATTGACCCCTACCCCTCTATCTGCCTGGGCACTGCCGACCTTACACTGTATGAAATGGTAGGAGCCTATACAGCCTTCGCCAACAAAGGTATTTACTCAAAACCGTTTTACATATCTCGCATTGAAGACAAAAACGGCAACCTGATTCAGGAATTCCATCCCGAAAGCCAGGAAGCCATGAGCGAGCAAACCGCATATATCATGGTAGAAATGCTGCGCTATGTGGTGAATCACGGCACCGGCATACGCCTGCGATTACCTTCCTATGGCTATCAACTTAAAATGGACATAGGCGGGAAAACAGGCACCACGCAAAACCATTCTGACGGCTGGTTTATCGGCATTACCCCTGAGCTTATTGGTGGCGTATGGGTGGGAGGGGAAGACCGTTTTATGCGATTTGAAAATATGAAGTACGGACAGGGAGCCAGCACTGCTCTGCCCATCTGGGCGCTTTTTTTCAAAAGTGTATTCGCTAATGACTCCCTGGGTTATGACCCCAATGCGCAATTCGAAAAACCTGCACAGAAACTTACCATCACCCTGGATTGCTCACGCTATGAAAATGAGGATGAGTTTAATCTGACCCCTAAATCGTTCAACAACGACTTTGACCTGTAA
- the purF gene encoding amidophosphoribosyltransferase produces MSEQIKHECGLALIRLRKPLEFYVAKYHTPLYGLKKLYLLMEKQHNRGQDGAGVAVITLDPRPGHAFIHRERSNSSQPIADIFQNIFAPFRKLEESRPALLENVTWLKQNVRFVGELLLGHLRYGTHGKNNIEQCHPVLRTNNWMTRNLLLAGNFNMTNNDELFQQLLELGQHPKEDSDTVTVLEKIGHFLDTENQRLFEEFKSQGYTNREISDLIAEHLDLARVLSRSIKDFDGGYAMAGLIGHGDAFVMRDPNGIRPAFYYFDDEVAVVASERPAIQTCFSIPDVNHIHELQPGHALILKKNGLIREERISEPAPRKSCSFERIYFSRGTDKDIYTERKKLGYLLTDSVLKAVNYDFENTVFSCIPNTAEVAFIGLQNGLHEHLANYKKEQLRKIGLNGNTREEDIDRILRLTPRVEKLAIKDVKLRTFITEDNARKELVSHVYDVTYGLIRNNQDTIVALDDSIVRGTTLQQSILLNLDRLCPKKIIIVSSAPQIRYPDCYGIDMSRMNDFIAFRAAIALIEERNMEDLMDEIYERCKAQQHLPAHQVTNEVKKLYAPFSYEEISAKIAQLVRGDSIRAEVEVIYQTIENLHKACPNHTGDWYFSGDFPTPGGNKVVNRAFMNYMEGINERAY; encoded by the coding sequence ATGAGCGAACAGATTAAACACGAGTGCGGCCTTGCACTCATCCGCTTGCGGAAGCCCCTTGAGTTTTACGTAGCAAAATATCATACCCCCCTCTACGGTCTCAAAAAGCTTTACCTGCTGATGGAAAAACAGCATAACCGCGGGCAGGATGGAGCCGGTGTGGCCGTCATCACCCTGGATCCCCGACCCGGACATGCCTTTATACACCGCGAACGCTCCAATTCATCCCAACCCATTGCTGACATTTTTCAAAACATTTTCGCTCCCTTCCGCAAGCTTGAAGAAAGCCGACCTGCCCTCCTAGAAAATGTCACCTGGCTAAAACAAAATGTACGCTTTGTGGGAGAGTTGCTCCTGGGACATCTCCGATACGGCACCCATGGAAAAAACAATATTGAACAATGCCACCCTGTACTACGCACAAACAACTGGATGACCCGCAATCTCCTGCTTGCCGGTAACTTCAACATGACCAACAACGATGAGCTGTTTCAGCAGCTCCTTGAGCTCGGTCAACACCCTAAAGAAGATTCCGATACGGTAACCGTGCTGGAAAAAATCGGACACTTTCTGGATACCGAGAACCAGCGTCTTTTTGAGGAATTTAAATCCCAGGGTTATACCAATCGCGAAATATCAGACCTCATAGCTGAACATCTGGATCTGGCCCGTGTCCTGTCACGCTCCATCAAGGATTTTGATGGCGGCTACGCCATGGCCGGCCTCATTGGGCATGGCGATGCCTTTGTCATGCGCGACCCCAACGGCATACGTCCGGCTTTTTACTATTTTGATGATGAAGTAGCTGTAGTAGCATCCGAACGTCCGGCTATCCAAACCTGTTTCAGCATTCCGGATGTAAACCACATCCACGAACTCCAGCCGGGACATGCACTTATCCTCAAAAAAAACGGTCTCATTCGTGAAGAACGCATCAGCGAACCGGCACCGCGTAAATCTTGCAGCTTTGAAAGAATTTACTTCTCCCGGGGCACCGATAAAGACATTTATACAGAGAGAAAAAAACTGGGCTACCTGCTCACCGATTCCGTACTGAAAGCTGTAAACTATGATTTTGAAAATACCGTCTTCTCCTGCATACCCAATACCGCTGAAGTGGCTTTTATCGGACTCCAAAACGGCCTGCATGAACATCTGGCAAACTATAAAAAGGAGCAGCTTCGTAAAATAGGCTTAAACGGCAACACCCGCGAGGAAGACATTGATCGCATTCTCCGCCTTACACCCCGCGTAGAAAAACTGGCTATAAAAGATGTAAAACTCCGCACTTTCATTACCGAAGACAATGCCCGCAAAGAACTCGTTTCTCACGTCTATGACGTAACTTACGGACTGATACGCAACAATCAGGATACCATTGTTGCCCTGGATGACTCTATCGTGCGAGGCACTACCCTTCAGCAAAGCATACTATTAAACCTGGATCGCCTCTGCCCCAAAAAAATTATTATTGTCTCTTCAGCTCCGCAAATCCGCTACCCAGACTGCTATGGCATTGATATGTCGCGCATGAATGATTTTATTGCTTTCCGGGCTGCCATCGCCCTCATTGAAGAGCGCAACATGGAAGATTTAATGGACGAAATCTACGAACGATGCAAGGCCCAGCAACATCTGCCCGCCCATCAGGTGACTAACGAAGTGAAGAAACTGTATGCACCGTTCTCTTATGAAGAAATCTCTGCAAAAATTGCCCAGCTTGTCAGAGGCGATTCTATCCGGGCGGAAGTGGAAGTGATTTATCAAACCATAGAAAACCTCCATAAGGCATGCCCCAACCACACCGGTGACTGGTACTTTTCCGGAGACTTTCCCACCCCCGGAGGAAATAAAGTGGTAAATCGCGCCTTCATGAACTACATGGAAGGCATTAATGAAAGAGCTTATTGA
- the aroG-2 gene encoding 3-deoxy-7-phosphoheptulonate synthase gives MIIQLKADCTDKQKAAIISKVQAFGYKVNEVTTFERHYLVCVGKADFDIRAIGNLRGVQDVHRVEDANMLVSHQWRVHPTVIRLDDGVEIGRNNLSIIAGPCSIESEEQVQITLDFLQRQHIKLMRGGVFKPRSSPYSFRGLGIEGLKFFSRMARERGIKVVTEVMQVSQIEQMYDYVDVFQVGARNAQNFNLLDELGLVDKPVLLKRGLSTTLEEFLASAEYIFCNGNERIILCERGIRTFEKSYRNTLDLNAVPVLKHKTHLPVIVDPSHGIGIRRFVEPMALAAVMAGADGILVEIHHEPELAYSDGDQTLNFQEAEHLFRKLRTAYALVAQ, from the coding sequence ATGATAATTCAGTTGAAGGCTGATTGCACCGACAAGCAAAAAGCGGCTATCATCAGTAAAGTCCAGGCTTTTGGTTATAAGGTTAATGAGGTAACTACCTTTGAGCGTCATTATCTGGTTTGCGTAGGTAAGGCCGACTTTGATATCCGTGCTATCGGTAACCTCCGGGGCGTGCAGGATGTGCATCGTGTAGAGGATGCCAACATGCTGGTATCGCACCAATGGCGGGTGCATCCTACCGTTATCCGGCTGGATGACGGGGTTGAAATCGGGCGCAACAATTTATCCATCATTGCCGGTCCGTGCTCTATTGAAAGCGAAGAACAGGTGCAGATTACGCTGGATTTTCTACAGCGTCAGCATATAAAACTCATGCGCGGAGGAGTCTTTAAGCCACGCAGTTCACCATATTCATTCCGTGGATTGGGTATTGAAGGTTTGAAATTTTTTTCCCGCATGGCTCGTGAACGCGGTATCAAAGTCGTCACTGAAGTGATGCAGGTATCGCAGATTGAGCAGATGTATGATTATGTGGATGTTTTTCAGGTGGGAGCACGAAATGCGCAGAATTTTAATCTGCTGGATGAGCTGGGACTGGTAGATAAGCCGGTTTTGCTGAAGAGGGGATTATCTACTACACTGGAGGAATTTCTTGCTTCCGCTGAATACATCTTCTGCAACGGCAATGAACGGATAATCCTTTGCGAGCGCGGTATCCGCACTTTTGAAAAGTCCTATCGCAATACACTTGACCTGAATGCTGTGCCGGTACTCAAGCATAAAACCCATTTGCCTGTAATTGTGGATCCCTCTCACGGCATTGGCATACGCAGGTTTGTAGAACCTATGGCGCTTGCCGCAGTAATGGCAGGCGCTGATGGTATTCTGGTAGAGATACACCATGAGCCGGAACTAGCGTATTCAGATGGCGACCAGACCCTGAATTTTCAGGAGGCTGAGCATCTTTTCCGAAAACTGCGCACCGCCTATGCGCTTGTTGCACAATAA
- the trpA gene encoding tryptophan synthase alpha chain produces MRPTASIVTNRIDELFRTRPERVLSVYYTAGFPQLEATLSIAAALEKAGADMLEIGMPYSDPLADGPVIQHSSEVAIKNGMTLHLLFQQLQQLRNHCRLPVLLMGYVNPVMQYGFERFCHQAARCGVDGIILPDMPLDDVQRHKPLFRKYGLHTVLLVTPHTPAARVRKIASLCSGFVYMVSAATTTGRQSGFSSAQTAYFNRIKKMGLNRPLLIGFGIHDAHTYRVACQYANGAIVGSYFIRLLEKYAPDKAARTLLKKLTRHDNSVEG; encoded by the coding sequence ATGAGACCAACGGCTTCTATTGTAACCAACCGGATAGATGAGCTGTTTCGCACCCGGCCTGAGCGGGTGCTGTCGGTGTATTACACGGCTGGCTTTCCCCAACTGGAGGCAACGCTCTCTATTGCGGCAGCTCTGGAGAAGGCAGGTGCCGATATGCTGGAGATAGGAATGCCCTACTCTGATCCGCTTGCGGACGGACCGGTTATTCAGCACAGCAGTGAGGTGGCTATAAAAAACGGGATGACGCTGCACCTGCTCTTTCAACAGTTGCAGCAGCTGCGCAATCATTGCCGCCTGCCGGTGTTGTTGATGGGATATGTAAATCCCGTCATGCAATACGGATTTGAACGCTTTTGCCATCAGGCTGCGCGTTGCGGTGTGGACGGTATTATTCTTCCCGATATGCCGCTGGATGATGTGCAACGTCATAAGCCCTTGTTCAGGAAGTATGGTTTGCACACGGTGTTGCTGGTTACACCCCACACCCCGGCCGCCAGGGTTCGCAAAATTGCATCGCTCTGCAGCGGATTCGTGTATATGGTAAGTGCAGCCACCACTACCGGCAGGCAGTCAGGCTTCAGTTCGGCCCAGACGGCATACTTTAACCGGATAAAAAAGATGGGTTTGAACAGGCCGTTGCTGATAGGCTTCGGAATACATGATGCGCATACATATCGTGTTGCATGCCAATATGCCAACGGAGCCATCGTAGGCAGTTATTTTATCCGGCTGCTGGAAAAGTATGCACCTGACAAGGCAGCGCGCACATTGCTGAAAAAACTCACTCGCCATGATAATTCAGTTGAAGGCTGA